From the Mahella australiensis 50-1 BON genome, the window ACGCCCTTTATTTTTATCATATCATCGCTGCGCCCTAATATACGGTCTATACGTGGGAATGGGCTACCACATGGGCATGGCTCGGTAATCAGCCTGGTGAGGTCCCTCGTGCGATATCGTATAAGCGGTGCCCCCTCTTTGGTCAGCGTTGTTATGACCAATTCGCCCAATTCTCCATCAGGGAGCCTTTCACCGGTCACAGGATCGATGATCTCAAACAAAAGATGATCAGCCCAATAATGTATGCCATCATGGTAGCGGCAATCCAATCCTATACCGGGACCATAGATTTCAGTCAAACCGTATATGTCAAAGCTTTCTATGCCGAGTTTGCTTTCTATTGTATGGCGCATTTTATCGCTCCAGCGTTCGGAGCCTATGATACCTGTGTGGAGGTGTATTTTATTCCTTAAACCCTGCCGCTCTACTTCTTCTGCCAGCAACAGCGCGTATGACGAGGTGCTGGTTAGCACTGTGGATTTCATGTCCACCATCATTTGCAATTGTTTACTTGTATTGCCCGGCCCCATCGGTATCGCCATGGCGCCTAAGCGTTCTGCACCGGCTTGAAAGCCTATACCGGCTGTCCACAGGCCATAACCCGGCGTTATCTGAATGCGGTCTTTTGGCGTTATGCCAGCCATCATGTAGCATCTCATCATCATTTCAGCCCACGTATTCACATCGTTACGCGTATAAGGTACTATGACTGGTTTACCGGTAGTACCGGAGGAAGAATGCACCCTTACCACATCTTCGTCAGGTACCGACTGAATGCCCAACGGATAGGCATCCCTTAATTCATCCTTTGTGGTAAATGGAAGATAGGTCAGATCATCCAGTGTCCCGACAGCTTCAACATCGATTTTGCAATCGTGGAATTTCTTCTTATAAAACGGGCTGTTTTCACTGACTCTGCGTAAGAGAGCTTTTAGCTTTTCCAACTGATCGAATTCAATATTCTTACGACTCTCGACTAATTCTATGCTCATCTAAGCTCGTCTCCTCTCGACTAAACTTTATTTTTTATATTATACAACATATTAATGCCAATTTCAAAGGATTTTTTGTTTACTCCTAAATATTTTTTCGGCAATTCTTCTTCTAAAGCTTGCTGTAAAATGCTTATATCAAAAGGAAGCAAACCCGCAGCAGCGACAATGCCCAACAGTAGCACATTGGCAGATTTATGATTCCCGGCTTGTTTGGCCAGTTCTGTTGCATCGACCAGGATTGCATTTTTGCATGTATTATTTAT encodes:
- a CDS encoding phenylacetate--CoA ligase family protein; translation: MSIELVESRKNIEFDQLEKLKALLRRVSENSPFYKKKFHDCKIDVEAVGTLDDLTYLPFTTKDELRDAYPLGIQSVPDEDVVRVHSSSGTTGKPVIVPYTRNDVNTWAEMMMRCYMMAGITPKDRIQITPGYGLWTAGIGFQAGAERLGAMAIPMGPGNTSKQLQMMVDMKSTVLTSTSSYALLLAEEVERQGLRNKIHLHTGIIGSERWSDKMRHTIESKLGIESFDIYGLTEIYGPGIGLDCRYHDGIHYWADHLLFEIIDPVTGERLPDGELGELVITTLTKEGAPLIRYRTRDLTRLITEPCPCGSPFPRIDRILGRSDDMIKIKGVNIYPGQIEELLHRIPDISSEYQIILTRNEGKDNMLLMVEAEDITHKEALEKTVQKEFKSSIGVHIDVKCVELCKLPRSEKKTKRVIDQREL